CACGATGTTCCTCGCGCACAGCCCTGTCGCAACGATGTCCGCGAGACTCACCTGGCCTGCCTCGTCCACGAAGAGATAATCGAGCTTCCTTTCAAGCTCCGGTCGAGCAAAGAGCCAGGCAGTGCCGCCGATGATTCCGTGATCGCCGCCGGCAACTTCGGCGTTGTCTGTCGAGTCCCGGATCACATTGCCGTTCAGACGATCATCGTTGCCGGTCGAGCGCTTGATCCCGGTGAAAGTCACGCCGCGTTCGAGCGCAACCTCCTCGACTTTCTTCAGCAGGTTGTTGATCGCCTTGTGCGACTGAGACGTAACGCCTATTCGCTTGCCATCGGCGAGCAACGACACGATCGCGTGGGCCGAAGTGAACGTCTTCCCGCTTCCCGGAGGACCCTGGATCACGAGGTGCGTGCGATCCATTCTCGCTATTGCATCGGTTGTCCCGGCAAGGAGATCGCGATCCCCCTTGAGAATCACTGAGCCCTCAAGCCGCGGAAGATCCCGGCGCAGAATACTCGTCACGGCCGGGTACTCGTCGGCGTGACCGGCGATCACAGCTTCTGAATAGCGCCTGATCGCTTCGCGCATTGCCGGGTTCGGTATGGGCCCGCTCGGAATCAGCGACGTTATGGCGCCGAAGGGAGGCTGCCCATTGCCGGCACTCAGCTCGAGCCACAATTCCGTGTCATTCAGCTCGACGATCTCGCCCGCACCCTTCCTTGTGTCGCTGCGTGCGGGTTTGTTCCCAACGCCAAGCTTGAAGTCCTGCTCGGGGAATCTGAGTCGCCAGATCTTCGACCGCCTGATCGGCCTTGGCTCACATAAGGGGTCCACCGTGAGACCACCCATGCAGTCAATGTCCTCTATCGCATCGTATGCCACATCGCAGCGCTCAAAAAACTTCCACCACTCGCTGCGCGCCTCGCGCCGGTGATACTCGAGCAGAAACCCAAGCAGCTCGCGCCACTCCCGCTCATCGCCATCCACGCCGGCTACAAGTGCTTCACGAAGTGCGAGAATCCGGGCGTCGTCATCACGACGCTTCTTTTCACGCTCGGCTTCTGCGGCGTCCTCGGCCGCCTTCTCCGCCTCCGGATCGAACCATTTAGTCCCGGCCGGGCGAAGCGAGACCAGCCAGTCGCGACAAAGGCGCGTGGAGAGACAATCGAACTCGTTGTAAACCTCGATCTGGCTCAGCAGCGAGTCGTCGCCCGTCTTGAGCCATCGCTCAAAGGCAACGATGCTGTCACCGCCGCTCGTGATCTCCTGGGTTCGCGTCTCCGCGAAGAACACTTCCAGATTCTTGAGCGAGTACGCGGGCTCGGAAGTCCTCACGGCTTCGCGCACTACCTTGTACAAGTCGACGAACTTTCGAGCGCGGAGAAGATCGTCCACCTCGTTCTCACGCGTTCCGTACGACTGCGCAAGACGCTTTATCGCGCTCTCGTGCCTGCTCGACCCTCCATACTCGCGCGCCAGACGCTTGAGCGCGGTCTGCTCGTACGACGCGTAGTGATACACGAACGCGTTGGGATACTTCTCGAGCCGCACGGTGATGAAGTCGAGCGCGTCCTCGAACGCCTTTCTTTCGGAGTCGCGGTCGCGGGCCCAGAATGCTTTATAGCGATCCTCGCCCGCCTCTTTGAAGTGAAAGCCGAAGAGGTACTCCAGCGAACCTTTCGCGGAGAAAACCGGATCGCCTTCCATGTCGAAGAAGAGGTCGCCCTCATTCGGCTCGGGAAGGCGCGCAAATCCGCGTCGCTCCAGGGGAGGCAGGACCTCGACGCGATTCTCGCCGGTGGTGCGATTCACCATCTGAAGACGTGCCTGCGAGCGGAGTCGTTCGAGTGTCGACTCCTGCATTCTTGTTATGGTGACACTAGGATCGAGGTCACCCAATGCATTGATCGTAGTGATGCCCGCGGCGCGAAGCTTCTTCGCTTGTGCACCACTGAGTGCCGCAACGAGTCGCAGGTTTCCTGTTTTGTCCCATTCGTCGTCGCATCGCTCCGACCAGTGGCAGAGCTGGCACTGAGGACATCGCTCGGCCGTCGTGACGCGCTCGTTGCCTGAAACGAAGAGATCGAATCGCTCGCGCGCGCGGTTGCAGTAGTAGAGGTAGTCGTGCAGTCTGAGCGTGACTTGAGATCCGTCGCCGAGCATCACATGTGCGTGCGTGGGACGGACGCCCTGCTCGCGCGAGATCATCTCCGAGTAAATGCAGAGCTGGACGACGTGCTTCGGTTTGGTGGACCGCGCGAGCTTGGTGTCGGCGACTTCGTATGAGTAGTCGCCGAGGTCGGAGGGTGTGTCGACCTTGAGAAGGAAGTCCGAGTATCCGTGCCAGCCGGGTGCGGTGAGCGCTCCTTGATAGATCACGTCCGCGCCGTCGCGCATGGCCTTGCGTGTCGCATCGACCATGGCTTGTATCGAAGGGTCGTGTGCGATCTCAACAACCACTCTGCCTTCGGCTTTCAGTTTCACGAGATAGAGGTGTTCGTGATCGAGGCCTTTTTCCTTGAGTATCTCGAGGTATGCGTCGTCCTCACTCGTCGGCGCCGCGAGCGCGCCGCCCATCAGCTGGAAGTCGAGGGCGGTCGCATGCGTGCAGCCGAGGAAGTTGAGGAGGTCAGTGGCGGAGTAGAGGGGATGCTTGAGGTGCAGCTTCATTCGGAGGGTGGCGGCGGGTTCGATCCGGACGTTCTGACCGGTATGCTAGTCGATGGTTCTGAGCATCCGCGATTCGCGCGGCTCGGCGAGCGTGATCGCGGTGCCTTCGCGATCGGCGCGACCTGTCCGCCCGATTCGATGGACATAGGCATCGGCCGCGGAAGGAACGTCGAAGTTGAAGATGTGCGACAGGTGACCGATGTCGAGCCCTCGTGTCGCGACGTCGGTTGCGACGAGGAGGTCGAGGCCTCCTTCGCGAAGGCGGCGCATCACGCGGTCGCGCTGCTCCTGCGACAAGCCGCCGTGTATCGTTTCCGCGCGGTAGCCTCGGGAATTCAGTGTTTCGGTGAGCTCGTCGACTTCCGTCCGTGTGCGGCAGAACACGATCGACGATGTGGAATTCTCGATGTCGAGGATTCTGCCGAGTGCCGCGGCTTTCTGCTGTCGCTGAACGATGTAGGCGACCTGTCGAATTCGCGGGAGCTTTCCCGCCTGCGTTTTCTCCGCGGCGATGCGAATGCTCACCGGATCCTTCAGGTGACGCTTCGCGATCGATCGTATGCGTGGAGGGAGAGTCGCCGAGAAGAGGGCGGTCTGGCGTGAAGCGGGAGCGGCCTCGAGAATCGCCTCGAGGTCTTCGGCGAATCCCATGTCGAGCATCTCATCGGCTTCGTCGAGGACAACGGTGCGGACGTGGCCGAGGTCGAGGGTCTTTCTGCGAACGTGGTCGAGCGCGCGGCCCGGTGTGGCGACGACGATGTCGACGCCGCGGCGGAGGACTACGAGCTGCTGATGAATGGACTGACCGCCGTAGATCGGGAGGACTCGCGCGCCGATGGATCGGCCGTACTTGTGAATGGCCTGGGCGACCTGCATCGCTAGCTCTCGTGTCGGGACCAGAATAAGTGCGCGCACGCGTTGCTTGTCGCGGCGGCGGTCGGGATCATCGGTCAGCTGTTGAATCAGTGGG
This portion of the Gemmatimonadaceae bacterium genome encodes:
- a CDS encoding DEAD/DEAH box helicase, translated to MVGEALPASEGFEALGVSGQIAATLVALGYEEPTPIQREAIPPLLGGRDLLGQAATGTGKTAAFALPLIQQLTDDPDRRRDKQRVRALILVPTRELAMQVAQAIHKYGRSIGARVLPIYGGQSIHQQLVVLRRGVDIVVATPGRALDHVRRKTLDLGHVRTVVLDEADEMLDMGFAEDLEAILEAAPASRQTALFSATLPPRIRSIAKRHLKDPVSIRIAAEKTQAGKLPRIRQVAYIVQRQQKAAALGRILDIENSTSSIVFCRTRTEVDELTETLNSRGYRAETIHGGLSQEQRDRVMRRLREGGLDLLVATDVATRGLDIGHLSHIFNFDVPSAADAYVHRIGRTGRADREGTAITLAEPRESRMLRTID
- a CDS encoding TM0106 family RecB-like putative nuclease, which gives rise to MKLHLKHPLYSATDLLNFLGCTHATALDFQLMGGALAAPTSEDDAYLEILKEKGLDHEHLYLVKLKAEGRVVVEIAHDPSIQAMVDATRKAMRDGADVIYQGALTAPGWHGYSDFLLKVDTPSDLGDYSYEVADTKLARSTKPKHVVQLCIYSEMISREQGVRPTHAHVMLGDGSQVTLRLHDYLYYCNRARERFDLFVSGNERVTTAERCPQCQLCHWSERCDDEWDKTGNLRLVAALSGAQAKKLRAAGITTINALGDLDPSVTITRMQESTLERLRSQARLQMVNRTTGENRVEVLPPLERRGFARLPEPNEGDLFFDMEGDPVFSAKGSLEYLFGFHFKEAGEDRYKAFWARDRDSERKAFEDALDFITVRLEKYPNAFVYHYASYEQTALKRLAREYGGSSRHESAIKRLAQSYGTRENEVDDLLRARKFVDLYKVVREAVRTSEPAYSLKNLEVFFAETRTQEITSGGDSIVAFERWLKTGDDSLLSQIEVYNEFDCLSTRLCRDWLVSLRPAGTKWFDPEAEKAAEDAAEAEREKKRRDDDARILALREALVAGVDGDEREWRELLGFLLEYHRREARSEWWKFFERCDVAYDAIEDIDCMGGLTVDPLCEPRPIRRSKIWRLRFPEQDFKLGVGNKPARSDTRKGAGEIVELNDTELWLELSAGNGQPPFGAITSLIPSGPIPNPAMREAIRRYSEAVIAGHADEYPAVTSILRRDLPRLEGSVILKGDRDLLAGTTDAIARMDRTHLVIQGPPGSGKTFTSAHAIVSLLADGKRIGVTSQSHKAINNLLKKVEEVALERGVTFTGIKRSTGNDDRLNGNVIRDSTDNAEVAGGDHGIIGGTAWLFARPELERKLDYLFVDEAGQVSLADIVATGLCARNIV